The following coding sequences lie in one Nycticebus coucang isolate mNycCou1 chromosome 20, mNycCou1.pri, whole genome shotgun sequence genomic window:
- the OTUD1 gene encoding OTU domain-containing protein 1, translated as MQLYSSVCTHYPAGGPGPTAAAPAPPAAASAAAPFKVSLQPPGPSSGAPEPETGECQPAAAAAELREPAAAPAAKMPAFSSCFDMVSGAAAPAPAAAPPGASCKPPLPPHYTSTAQITVRALGADRLLLHGPEQGPAATPPSAASRGRCLLLAPAPAAPVPPQRGSSAWLLEELLRPDGPEPAGLDAAREGPDRNFRLSEHRQALAAAVKHRGPAPSPGSPEPGPGPWGEEHLPERSSRSWERGGDHSDPPGGDPAWRPDPEVEAHPTRSGEAAPSGAAETVVVSRSDSRDEKLALYLAEVERQDKYLRQRNKYRFHIIPDGNCLYRAVSKTVYGDQSLHRELREQTVHYIADHLDHFSPLIEGDVGEFIIAAAQDGAWAGYPELLAMGQMLNVNIHLTTGGRLESPTVSTMIHYLGPEDSLRPSIWLSWLSNGHYDAVFDHCYPNPEYDNWCKQTQVQRKRDEELAKSMAVSLSKMYIEQNACS; from the coding sequence ATGCAGCTCTACAGCAGCGTCTGCACCCACTACCCAGCCGGGGGACCGGGTCCCACGGCCGCAGCACCGGCTCCTCCCGCCGCCGCCTCTGCCGCCGCCCCCTTCAAGGTCTCCTTGCAGCCCCCGGGACCCTCCAGCGGAGCGCCCGAGCCCGAGACCGGTGAGTGCCagcctgccgccgccgccgccgagcTCCGGGAACCCGCGGCCGCCCCCGCCGCCAAGATGCCCGCCTTCTCCTCCTGCTTCGACATGGTGTCCGGGGCCGCCGCGCCCGCCCCGGCCGCCGCGCCGCCCGGCGCGTCCTGCaagccgccgctgccgccgcacTACACGTCCACGGCGCAGATCACCGTGCGGGCCCTGGGCGCCGACAGGCTCCTGCTGCACGGGCCGGAGCAGGGGCCCGCCGCCACGCCGCCCAGCGCCGCCTCGCGCGGCCGCTGCCTGCTGCTGGCCCCGGCGCCCGCAGCCCCGGTGCCGCCGCAGCGGGGCTCCTCCGCCTGGCTCCTGGAAGAGCTGCTGCGGCCCGACGGCCCTGAGCCCGCGGGCCTTGACGCGGCCCGGGAGGGGCCCGACAGAAACTTCCGACTAAGCGAGCACCGCCAAGCGCTGGCCGCCGCCGTCAAGCACCGGGGCCCCGCGCCCTCCCCGGGGAGCCCGGAGCCCGGCCCCGGCCCTTGGGGCGAGGAGCACTTGCCGGAGAGGAGCTCTCGGAGCTGGGAGAGGGGTGGCGACCACAGCGACCCTCCGGGCGGGGACCCGGCGTGGCGGCCGGACCCGGAGGTGGAGGCGCACCCCACGCGGAGCGGCGAGGCCGCCCCAAGCGGCGCGGCCGAGACAGTGGTAGTCTCCAGGTCGGATTCCAGGGATGAGAAGCTAGCCCTGTACCTGGCCGAGGTGGAGAGGCAGGACAAGTACCTGCGACAGAGGAATAAGTACCGGTTCCACATCATTCCCGACGGCAACTGCCTCTATCGAGCTGTCAGCAAGACAGTGTACGGGGACCAGAGCCTGCACCGGGAGCTGCGGGAGCAGACGGTGCACTACATCGCGGATCATCTCGACCACTTTAGCCCCCTGATTGAGGGCGACGTGGGAGAGTTTATCATTGCTGCTGCCCAAGACGGGGCGTGGGCCGGGTACCCCGAATTGCTGGCCATGGGGCAGATGCTGAATGTGAATATCCACTTAACTACTGGAGGGAGGTTGGAGAGCCCCACAGTGTCTACTATGATTCACTATTTGGGCCCTGAGGATTCTCTAAGGCCCAGTATTTGGCTTAGTTGGCTTAGTAATGGACACTATGATGCGGTGTTTGATCACTGCTATCCTAACCCGGAATATGACAACTGGTGCAAACAAACTCAAGTGCAAAGAAAACGCGATGAAGAACTTGCTAAATCCATGGCCGTATCCCTATCCAAAATGTATATTGAACAAAATGCATGCTCTTGA